The nucleotide sequence AGCCATAAAAGAACTTGAAAGGGCCCTGGAGGAGTGATGAGCTTCCCTTACTATGGGGCAGTAAAGAACGTGGCAGAACTTATGTGCTGTAGCGCCATAACTGCACCTAAGGGGAAAGGCGTAAATCTCATATATACGAAAATTTTTGAAGGTGAGGAAAAGGAAAGGGTTGCAGATTTAATGGAAAAGATTGGAAAAGAAAGGGAAATTCCCTTCTTCATAAGGGATGCAAGGAACATTAGGGACTCCCTCTTAGTGGTATTTATAGGAACGGAAGTTAAACCTAGAGGAGTTCCTTTTTGCGGTTTCTGCGGTTTTGAAGACTGTGAAAGGTCAGTTAAGGCAGGGGCTTACTGTTCATACGCAGTTGGAGATTTGGGAATTGCAATAGGTTCAGCAGTAAAAGTTGCAAGTGATAACAACATTGACAACAGAGTTATGTTCTCCTTCGGAAAAGCTGCAATCTTTGGAGGGTTTGTCCCTGAAAAGGTAAAGCTGGGTTACGGAATACCTCTCTCAATCAGTGGAAAGAACATTTTCTTTGACAGGAAGTTATAATGGAAAACGTAGCCTGGCTCGTCGTTCCTTCGGGCAAAACCTTAACAACGGTAACCTCTCCCATTTCTGCCCTCATAGAAAACCCCACCTTCCTGAAGAAGAGACCCATCTGGATACACCTTAGAAGGATTGACGAGCAGGCTGAGGAGCTCCTAAGCAAAGAGTTTAAAGTTAATGAGCTCTCAATTGAGGACTGTAAGACTGAGGAGCGCTCAAAGATTGAAAACTTTGACAGTTACATATTTTTCCTCCTGGTATACTATGACGGAGGAATAAGCAGGCAGAAGAAGCTCTGTATATTCTGGGGAAAGGACTTTATAGTAACAATAGGCAGCAGGAGGCTATTTGAGGAGGCAAAGAAAGAACTATCCCTAGAGGACGAGCCCTTCAAAGAGGGAACGGAAAAGGTCCTCTGGATAATATCATCCATAATAACGGAAAAGTTCAAACAGGTAACGGATATACTTGAAGAGCAGGCAGACGACATTGAAGCCAAAGTCTTTAAGGAGCAAAACCCAGAGCTCCTTGAGGACATTTCCGACCTTTCATACGAAATATTGACTCTAAGGAGAGCTTTAAAGCAGATAAGGGATTCATTTAAGCTGGGAATGTCCTACTGTGGAAAGTTCTCAAGCCCGGAAAACGTCCACTACTTTAGAGACCTACTTGACGAGATAAGTATCCTCTACGATAGGGCTGAAACCCTTCACGAGTTCATCCAGAACGTCTTAAACGTCTTTTCCTCTCTAGTCTCCTTTAAGCTTAACGAAATTATGAAAACCCTAACGATTTTCGTTGCCGTCCTTGAGCCTCTAATGTTCATATCCTCCTTCTACGGAATGAACGTTGAGAACCTGCCCCTTGCCCAAAAGAGCTACGGAATAGCTGTGATA is from Thermovibrio guaymasensis and encodes:
- a CDS encoding magnesium transporter CorA family protein; this encodes MENVAWLVVPSGKTLTTVTSPISALIENPTFLKKRPIWIHLRRIDEQAEELLSKEFKVNELSIEDCKTEERSKIENFDSYIFFLLVYYDGGISRQKKLCIFWGKDFIVTIGSRRLFEEAKKELSLEDEPFKEGTEKVLWIISSIITEKFKQVTDILEEQADDIEAKVFKEQNPELLEDISDLSYEILTLRRALKQIRDSFKLGMSYCGKFSSPENVHYFRDLLDEISILYDRAETLHEFIQNVLNVFSSLVSFKLNEIMKTLTIFVAVLEPLMFISSFYGMNVENLPLAQKSYGIAVISLFMFLISVSLIYYFKRKRWI
- a CDS encoding ferredoxin domain-containing protein, encoding MSFPYYGAVKNVAELMCCSAITAPKGKGVNLIYTKIFEGEEKERVADLMEKIGKEREIPFFIRDARNIRDSLLVVFIGTEVKPRGVPFCGFCGFEDCERSVKAGAYCSYAVGDLGIAIGSAVKVASDNNIDNRVMFSFGKAAIFGGFVPEKVKLGYGIPLSISGKNIFFDRKL